The window gatTGGCTCtagttttaacctcaacaggggtgtTTTCAACTAAatcagttttgaaattcttagtttgatcataaggagtttcaacttGAAGAGATGAAAGCAATGCATGGAGATCTGGTATGGCAGCTGCAATTTGAAGATCTCCTGATTTCCATGCATTCTTTTGGCCATCAATTGTTCTTGAAAAAGCATCATAGTTTTTCTCAGATGCTTTAACCCAGGActtgataatctttttttcttattcaagatcagattttaagctttgattttcaagttttaaagcttcaattttcaaaactgactcttttagagccaactggacactctgCAGGTCATTCAACTTTGGTTTTACATTGTTAAATTCAGTTAAAATTGTTTCCAGATACCTTTCACTATCAGTTCTTACAGTATCAACAAACAGTAAATCACCATtgagtgattcagcaatgtccagtttcaattcagggtcatcctgcttatcataatcacatacctttttcagaATGATGTTCACCCATCTTCCtgcaatgacatcatctttcgCCAGATGCTGCTGTTGATCTTCTAgtgccataaaacacatatccctaatctcttcttcatcatcagatgaatcatcagagagttcccacttccCTTCAGTGGTTGCTatcatgcatttattcttttctttttcttcttcaaggGATAAGAGGGCAATTTgtgccttaagcttcttatatttagctttatatttatcatcagaCACATTATAAGTTGGGATGAGTGGACCAGATTGATTATTCATTTGattagatctgcattccttcataaagtgacctttcttaccacactcatagcaggtaagattggccttgtccagagagttggagctggaagcattgttggaaccattaaatcgattagatttgtgcttaaacctattaaaggttttggcaatcatggctaccagatcatcatcatcagtttcatcacaaccaacacTGGTCTCAGTGGTCAACCCAGAGTTCAGTAAATTGCTCagcatctccttcatagaatataactggacattctcagcagaaattaaagcagcacaaggttttCCAGTGAAACTGGCTACCTTGGAACTTTGGGCATGCTTTATGGCATCCTGCTCAGCCACCagtcttgcagcattgttatccTCAGTGAATCTAAAAGCTCCAAAGAGAGgtgcaagagtgtgactgtgcagggtcttaccttgtcttaggacaagaatcatattttcccatttggatggaagaatatcacagaatttctcaagaaggatgtccttgtctttttcaataCCCAACCCTCTTAACTGATTACtaaggctagtaaatctggtataagtaccagttagactttcattaggtagagcaaagaaggattcatacttcttgtttaaagcAACTTTCCTAGTGACAATGGTGCCATCACCTCTTTCAAAGTGTTTGaccaattcatcccacatagccttggcactgggaaacaacacaagtgttggaattaagtcttcagggacagcaacaaggatcatatttttcagtctggtatccaagtttaccagtctgcgatcctcatctaaccagtggtcttctggtttttctctagaccctcttcttccagttggatcaagaagaggacttaccccaagagacatgggtatatagggtccatccttaaggattttcaacatatacctttCTATCCCGCCAAAATGCAGTagcattctggccttccatgtcCCAAATGTTTCACCATTCTCATCAAATTTGAGAACAGGGGTATTTGAGTAATGGACATGGACATGGTTTGGGGCATTATGAGGAGGTGGGGGAGGATTGTTCTTAGCAGTTTGATTAACATTTTGATTAGGTACAATATTGTTAACATTAATGTTTTCATCATCACCAGGACaattctcaccttcagtagtagacatcttagcagatctaggcaattatgttagccttctgctttaataccacttataagtcccaactcaagagatggtactaactgaagacacctctatgtcaatggtgagagttctttgcaatataaacactgaactagagacgaccagttacagtgattgtataccaagtccttggaTAGATTACTTAGCATGTGACAAAaggaaagacaatgcaataagtacatataacaaagtaaaatggtgagaccaagttgtaattttttgtattttatttattgatgctaaataaaatacaaggttgttgcagaaccaagataacacataaatgtaaatatcctaacaacctatgaaatacaaacgaTCTATACTCGgaaattctctttaacaatcgaaacacttaaagttgtgaagtgttcccttttacgattgagagaatattgtacaagtacaccaagaatattgcaaaagtctgaatatgcaaagttatttTCTTGTTGTGCAAAAACCTCtaattccaactttgtcgtatagatatggttgacagcatttaaggaaactaggtgagttcctttgaaatgcttgataaggtaagtcaagacattactttatctaacctgctttatgcactactttaatcataaacaaatgatattgtctgtataaagctgcataaagcaaaaaggtctttctcgtaaacagtgtaaagcattgtaaaggctttaaactaatattctccagtttcaatcTATGTAGAATGCCAACTTGGCTTCGCTGCCATtatcattctctatcttccatttgttgtcttcgacgtcaattggaatgtcttcagttctgatcagatctcaactggaggaagtcttcagttgcattaactgtacgttgcaactagacttcaatatatttctggacaaatcttctggtctccagatgcaactggagactggccagtttggtCGAAACTGGTTCTAACATTGGTGTCATAGTCTATATACAACAGTCCTTTGTGCATTGCCCTCTTTCgtatgtataaacgtatgcaagattattcactaagtttttcttactttttagttgtttaccatttttataggttgtcccagTTGCGGAAACAAAGCTAAGTAATACAAAGATTGAAGTTGAATTTGTAAAGCTTGAAGCATATCATAAATGCGGATAATGGTAATGTTGATAGGACCCGTAGAGACCCCTTTGAActatggctcttgatacattgATTGTTTTGTGTGATTATTCATTTTTGTCAAATGTAAGAAATAAGAAGTTTCGGTTACTTTTATTGAGTCCTTTTGTATTAAAAATGTGTTGGATTGTTATTGAAATGTATCTTTGAAAAActcataatccgtaacaggttttGACAACGATTTTTCGaatgggtcatgccgaaatttctaatttttgaaCGTTGTCATTTATAATGAGTTTTGGATAGAGATATGAACTCATAAATGTTATGGtctaaagtttaaaattaaGATTGAAAAAGGCGCAAGAAGTGAAAAGtgtcaaaaatgggttttgagaAATATGGACAGAATTTTCCCCTtcagccccactgcgccgcagtgaaaTATTgctgtataaaaaaaaaaacctttaacaTGGTCTAGTCGAGATTGGTGCTTTATTGTAATAATATGTTAACAAGTAATGCAGCACAAGAGAAATTGAcaattgtaaatatattaattgtgAAGAGACATCCTtggtattttttattaataagtctTAGGTTCAACTTTGCGAGACGATAAGTTTATAGGGTTTTTAAGTCTCTTACGATCATATATTATTCGGGTTGCTCGATATCCGCTTTGAgaatcaaatgtttaaaaaatatatacgagtatggATATGTTAACAGTACTACAAGTGGAacgtttttaaataaattacatcCACCAGTAAAGGGCATAATGCTACAATGCCACATTTTTATAATACCCAACTTTCTAACCAATCTGAGTGGGGcatttaacatttattttctttttctcccaCCAAACtccttaaataataatatttatatgagataaagatcctctaaagttatttgTTTTCAACTTCATATGTGAAGTTGAGAATAttttgacctttggattaaaatgaAAGGTCGAGATTTAAATATggtttttgaatcttaacctttgattttaatctaatggtcCACTAATGTCTGTCACGCATTGGTGGAGATGCCTCAAATTGTTTCTAACTTGAAGGTTCTAGttaaatacatcttgactcttaaattaaaatcaagatttGAGATTCAaagattatttttaaatctcaaCCCTAGATTTTAATCCAAGGGTTAAGATTTCTCTAACATAACTAGTTATGTTAAGGAAGTTGAGGGAAACCCCTTCATCACGCATACgtacataataataatagtaaaaaaattcATAGCAACTAGAAAAATGAGAATATGAATATGTGTCGGGAAAGGTCCCCAACTTGTTTTTAACTTGAAGGGTCAAGTTGAGAACATCtcaaccattggattaaatcaAAGAGTGAAGATTCAAATTTCATCTctgaattttgacttttgaatttAATCAAAGGGTTGAGATCTCTCTAACATGACAAgtaatgtttgggaacttgagAGAACCCCTTCCCATATAAGTCACATATCGATTgcatgaaattttttaaaatttaaaaactagtatattataaatatgttCAAAAACATTTGTTATGAAATAATATCAACCGTTTTTTTAACTGAAAACCATTGTGCATTATGTTAAAATGTGTGTTTGGAATTACGTcataaagtgattatttgattattacgtttaTAAAACGCAAATATTCcaaaaaatgtttgtatgaaaaaagtaattatctactatgaaaaaaaacatttttagaGAAACATGTAGATACATCATGAAAACGcataataaattttgaaatcataaatttgttatttaaatgCTATACCAAATACCCCTtaatgcatcaatatatatatatatatatatatattgttttatgatCTTCGTGAATCGATTTTATTATGGTTGAATATTTAagatattatcttattattttattattatacttattTATAAGCAACCaatttttgtttatctttactactttataaaaatttaaatgtgatcttttagaaaaattttagtttgaaaATGACTAAACTATCCCTAATGAAACcttattttggaaaaatttataataaattatcCAATTTATCCTTAAGTTAAAGTTCTACCTTCCCTCCTTtttaaacaaaagttaaaaaaatgttagcttgaaaatgagttaattgcCCTTATAATAtcctttttaaaaagaaataatatattatcTAATATGCTCTTAATAAACCAATTTATAAAGTAAAGCAATATGgctaatttacactctaaattTTTATCATCTAAATTATTCTCATTACcaattttatgtatattaatattaatgttaatattaatataatatttatctttactcttttataaaacaaaaggatctttttttatttttagtaatttctgtttttgaattaccagaattatcattaacatttattttaataattaacactttaaacccttatctttttaaatatttcactatcacctttacatcaagctACAATATTTgagacttgacaccgccaccaccagaaATAATACCGTCACCGACAATACTAGACCGTCGTGCCCACTACCACCGCCGTATTGCGCTGTTATCATGCTggtatatatcaatataatatatatcaatataataataataaaggtaaATATGGCGTAaacaatattttgaaaaaatgcATGGTTGACTCACCAATCTACCAAATCAAGTGGATTTGCACTACTTCTTTCTTTATTACAATTAAATTATTAGATATAATCTAAgatatatttgtatttgatattttaacaaagaaattttgGTTAAGAATATTGTATAGTACGAACCATCACCGCATTACATGTAGACGACATGTTCAAAACATGCAAGTAACCGTTAAGTCTTTCTTTTAATTACTTGTAACAGATTTTCATATGCTTTTTTAAAGATACTTTAAAATAACCCCCTCAATTTTTCTTAGAAGACAACTCGCCATAAACTTATCATATGTATTTGAATCATTTTGTATCTACTTTTAACGCTACAAGGGCACAAGGCCCACGTAGAAAGCTTTGCTTATGTAAATATCTCGAATTCAAATTGCTAGATTCAGAGTCGGTTCAACGTATTTCGTGGCTTTAAACGAAATCTATTTTCAAGACCTTTTTAAATCTCTAACaaaattcttttcttttattcgggcataaaatataagtttagattaaaatatttgatatttgtgaTGTCCTAATGACTACTACCttacgttaaaaaaaaaaaaaaaaagtgaaaaaaaacacatgtataaaaataaagtccaaatttaaattaaaatttgaagcATTGTAAATTTAGAGGCCTAAAGCACTTATCTAAGCCAAAAGTATTATTGAGCATGAAGTATCTAGATGTCTCGGATTCAAATTCGACATTGAGGTTTCATTactatttaactttttatttaaaaggtaACTATTGTATTTACATACGTTCCAAATAACTGgctatacaaatatacaataattacaaaagtttaaaattacaCTAATCGTTCCATAAAAATACTTTAATGTTTGTTCTACTTCTAAACCATAAAAACCAAAGTCATTTTATATTGaatgaattttatattttgaatgatCCCGCCATACTCATGCTAGTATTATCGAATTTAATGTCGTTTCTTGCTTTCCAAATGCTATCATAATAAGGCTCTTTGAAACCCCTTTCTCCTCTTTGCTCTTCCAAAGAATGCTCATGAAACTCCAGTAGATTTtcgatgttaaaaaaaaagaatggtgTTGTGTTGCACCACTTGCTCATGAAGTGCCATGCCTTTGCTGCCATCCCACAATTACAAAAAAAGATGTTGAACCGTTTCCTCCTCACCGCATAAAACACGAACCAGATCATGCATAACAATTTCAAGCACGAAATGCTACATCATACAATCCATAACCGCTCTCCAcatgaaaatattttttgggGACCCAATTACTCCAACCGAATACATATCTATCATTAAAATCTTTGTTGCCAAGTAAGAAATCTTTCACATTCCAAACCATCTTGCTTTATCTTTTCCTCCCAGCCAAGACCACTTATCCGGTTTATTCTCAATGGCAACACCATTAAGCATACTATTTACTAAAGACTAATCTTCGAcgttaaaatgaaataaaatattgagaaaaaaaaaaaaaaaactctcttGTATAGACCCACGACAGCCAATCAAACAACAATTCTATTGTCACTTTCATTGGTCCTCCACTCTGAAATATTCCGGAGGAATTTATTTTCTCTACAATaacttaaataataaatattaaaatgtgtATTTCTTACTTAAAACAAATTATAACATTGTGGTCTGTGGAAATTTCTTTGAATTGAATATTTGAAACTCAATGTTGCAGTTTTTATTACTGTTGCTTCTTGTCTAGCAATATACTCTTATATTAATAGCAATTGGAAAAGAATGGTTGAtccaaaaattaaatacatcaTGTACAATTTTGCGACTAATTAAAACCTCGAAGCATATATGTTATCTTCTGAACCTAGGAGGAACCCGAGGGGTTAAGACAACCACGTCTCGGTTCGATTTAATCAAAGCAAGACGATCTGGTATTGTTTTGTCAAACAACCTATTATCCGGGTTCTCCGCGTAACAAACATAGTAACAACTCACACAAGCATGAGGCAATGCCATTGCGATCCTCGTCTGAAAGTcgaaaaaactatataattagaAATTCCAAAAAGTACAATTTCATAGATGCCAACTATAAACCCCAAAATATCATACAAGTTCAAAAGGTACTTTAACACCATTGTACATGGTTCATTTAAAATTGTATATTGGGCATATATGATATACGATATTTTGTGGTTTATGACTTAAGAGTGCCATATATTGAGATCTTTCATAAGTTTATAACGGGTTAGTACTAACCATTAAATAACCAACGATGAAAGCAAGTAGAGAGATGGTGGCGGTAAACTCTATGTGCACTGCGGCGGTCCAAGCAGCCACCATGATAACACATATAGAGCCGCTACAAATTCCAGTGAGAAAGCAAATGGCAGATGTGATGTCAGAATCAACAACGATTTCCATTTCTCGCTTCTCAAAGAGTTCCCAAGTGTCTTGCGATGCTTTAACAAACCCTTTTCCATATGCAGCGATCTATCATgacaatataaaatttttagttatttagaATCGCAAGGTTGTATACATTTACCATCAAAAATTTTTGGTACTTAGGGAATTTcgtaatttttataaataatgaaaattatatataaaaaccgaGAATAGTTGGGTATGATACGGATCGGGTAACTCTCTATTCAAACAAATGTGTAAACAAAACTGTATGTATTAAATGGGAAAAAGGAACCCTTTAACAACAAAGTGGTGACATTTCAAAGCCATGACTACTTCTTTGAAACTGAAGTTCAAATTCATCTCTAGTGCTataataaagtaaagaaaacaaaagtaatACTATGTAATATTTCTAAAAGTCATAACCAACAAATATATAATCTTATTAAGTTCTAAAATGGAAATGTTGCTAACTTGAGAGATAAAAATTTGCAAAGTTTCTTGAAAGGAGATACAAGAAGTTTGTGCATGAAACACAAGAAGAATGTTTGTAAAGATGAAATGATATTAGTATTGACTATGAAAGCATTAAAAAACCTTTGATAAGTTGTGGAACCACCATGAATACTTGGAAATTGAATAGTATTTTCACGTGCTTTCAAAGAATTTAAGAAAATGATGAAAGTTGTCATAAATTTGTTTACCTGAACATAAGCCCAACCATTGCCATATCTAAAGATTGCTTCCATAACTTTGAGACAACAATGTGCACAAGAAAACATAAATTCATCTTCTCCTTCAAGCAAATTCAAACCTCTAGCAACAATTCTCAAAGCTTCAATGGTGGGAACAAATAAAGACCCTAAACAAGCACTTCCTAGATTTTTTGACATTGCTCGTTggaaacaaaattgtgtgttTGATTGCATTCCTCTTAGATAATACAATGCAATCACTCTGCTTATTGTCAAATTCGCAACATTTCTCATCACTTCAGCAGTCCAAAGCAAGCTCAACACCAACAAAATGATCACTAAAGgtggaaaataaaaattcaacgCCCCTATCACCGCTAATATCCAAATAGACATCCAAATGAACCCGATTCCAAGCATCCAATATGTGGGCCGGTTTATATCACGGAACTTTGATACGGGCTCGAGtgatttaataaatattttactaCAAAATTTTACTCTTTGAGTGACCCAACAAGAGTACAACCCATTAccaattgaaaaaaatatgaacaCAACACCAACGCCATCAGTAGCCGGTCGCTGGAAACAAATGAGGAGGATTCCGGCCGATAATGTCATGAGAAAAGAGCTCCATAAGATAAAATGTACCATAAAATTGGGCCAAACTCTAACTGCTTTTTGCCATATGAAGGCTAATGTGATGCTTAATAGAGATGCTGCTTCTACTTGTGGGAGAAAATACTGAATtacccttttttcttttctttttgcacTACCTCCTTGTAGTAATCCTTGGACCCCTTTGAATATTAAGAAGAAAACTAGACAAATTGCAACCACGAAATGCAGTGAAAACAAGAAAAGAGATATCTTGTTTGTGTATTTTCTTGAATTGAGTGTCCCCATAGATTGCTGAAAATCATGTGATTAACAAAAAATGTAAGATTTTGAGGTCAAcccattttatttattgaatcaATAAACAGAACCCAGAATTGGAAACTAcaaaattaatagaaaattaatgaaaagattGAATCTTGATATACATACTAGCAACCAAGAAATGTAGTCCTAAACTACCCaaatatatgatatttctaAATACACCTATCCACTAAACCCCACATTGGCATAGAGATATCTTGTTGGTGGTCATAATTTGCTTAAAATAACTATTACGTTAAACTAGTTAATATCGATAACTTAGAAGTTGAAACTGAAAATTagttgaaaaatgatgaaaatattCAACTTTAAGCAAAACAAAAGCTACCAATAAATGTAGTAGCGTAAACAACAATAGGGGGCGTATTTTTCTTGAATTGACTATGGTCAAAGATTGCAggaaaaacataattaaagataaaaattaaacttttaagGAAACTTGAGACAAAGAGAACCCCGAATTTGAAACTGTCAAATTAATAGAAATATAACTAAACATtgaattttgaaacaaaaaattaaaagccACCAAGATATGACTAAGACAAGAACAGAACATGGGTTATCTTATTAGTGGACTTTTCTTGAATTGACTCTAGTcacaaaaaatgtaaaaaaaaaaaaaattaacaattttaaattttgaaaaacaccCATTAAACTTAAACAAGTAATTAACAAAACCCAGAATTTAAAACTgcaaaaataaagtaaaataaaataaaattggacTTACTTGAGGGGTAGGTGTGCCATATGTGGGAGTTGGGATAGGGATAGGGTTGGGGATGGAGCGTGGATTGACGGTGGGTGGttgtggttgtggtggtggtggagatgggtggtggtggtggtgaggtggggtggtggtggttggtggtggttgtggcggTGGCGGCTGGTGGCTAGCGGTTGGACCACCACGTGAAGGAACATGTGTTGGAGGTACTCTAGTGGCATTATCTATAACAAGTCTTAATGGATTTGTAGCACTTAATCTTTGCATTCTTGAAATATGCACATGATTATGATGATCATCatttttttgttgttcaaaCCCCATTTCACCTTTTTCCATGGTTTCAACTTTTTGTTGATCAACACTTTCTTCATTTTGTTGTGCATCGATACCCTGccaaaaagaatataaaaaaatatgtgagaTAATCAAGTGTTTTTTTAGAAACAAAAGATTATACAATTTGAAAATAAGATGGTTGGTGAGATGTGATTTACAGGCTCTACAACACCCATGTGTGGCGGCGGAGAGGTTTTCCGGCgagtggttgtggtggtggtggtggtggtggtggtggatatTGAGTGTTTatttgtatgtatgtgtatgtagtGGCTGCTATTATATTGGTGGTTTGGTAGGTACTGttattttgatgaaaagctTTTACATCacttcaaaaagaaagaaagaaagtagaTTACGAAAGTTGTCCTTGTAGTATCTTGTAGTTTGTAAGTTTAGTACAACAACTATAGATCTTATTAAACTTTAGTATCAaattaaccaacaaaaatacaaaatggtCCTTGTTATGTTCgatatttgttattttacatggctttttgataaaaagaagtGTGTTTCGAAGAAAACTTGTTGAGGTAATTTTTTCTCGtttaccaacaaaaaaaaaaaattgtgtttcGATGATCGGATTTTATCTACTAATTAAAGGTATGTTTATATCCCTAAAATGTCATATCAATCGATTATTtgggtaattttttttatacatattcatG is drawn from Erigeron canadensis isolate Cc75 chromosome 9, C_canadensis_v1, whole genome shotgun sequence and contains these coding sequences:
- the LOC122581355 gene encoding protein PNS1 encodes the protein MGVVEPGIDAQQNEESVDQQKVETMEKGEMGFEQQKNDDHHNHVHISRMQRLSATNPLRLVIDNATRVPPTHVPSRGGPTASHQPPPPQPPPTTTTPPHHHHHPSPPPPQPQPPTVNPRSIPNPIPIPTPTYGTPTPQQSMGTLNSRKYTNKISLFLFSLHFVVAICLVFFLIFKGVQGLLQGGSAKRKEKRVIQYFLPQVEAASLLSITLAFIWQKAVRVWPNFMVHFILWSSFLMTLSAGILLICFQRPATDGVGVVFIFFSIGNGLYSCWVTQRVKFCSKIFIKSLEPVSKFRDINRPTYWMLGIGFIWMSIWILAVIGALNFYFPPLVIILLVLSLLWTAEVMRNVANLTISRVIALYYLRGMQSNTQFCFQRAMSKNLGSACLGSLFVPTIEALRIVARGLNLLEGEDEFMFSCAHCCLKVMEAIFRYGNGWAYVQIAAYGKGFVKASQDTWELFEKREMEIVVDSDITSAICFLTGICSGSICVIMVAAWTAAVHIEFTATISLLAFIVGYLMTRIAMALPHACVSCYYVCYAENPDNRLFDKTIPDRLALIKSNRDVVVLTPRVPPRFRR